In Xenopus laevis strain J_2021 chromosome 2S, Xenopus_laevis_v10.1, whole genome shotgun sequence, a genomic segment contains:
- the rcc1.S gene encoding regulator of chromosome condensation isoform X3, translating into MTDCTMKSKKSLKRAIAAEESNGTSDVKKTKVTHPSHGIVSGQVLTLGQGDVGQLGLGEDVMERKKPALVTLPEDIVQAAAGGMHTVCLGASGSIYTFGCNDEGALGRDTSEEGSEMQPDKVELVEKVVQVSAGDSHTAALTEDGRVFVFGSFRDNNGVIGLLEPMKKSMVPVQVQINAPVMKIASGNDHLVLLTVDGDLYTSGCGEQGQLGRVPERFTNRGGRKGLERLLVPQCIHLKAKGSGRVHFQDVFCGAYFTFAVSQEGHVYGFGLSNYHQLGTKTTQSCYAPQNLTSFKNSTKSWVGFSGGQHHTICVDSEGKAYSLGRAEYGRLGLGENAEEQNEPTPVPNLPKIKSVACGASVSYAVSTDGGVFAWGMGTNLQLGTGEEEDVWSPEQMTGKQLEDREVLSISGGGQHTVLLVRKRS; encoded by the exons atgactG acTGCACTATGAAAAGCAAAAAGAGTTTGAAGAGAGCTATTGCAGCTGAAGAAAGCAATGGAACTTCCGATGTTAAGAAAACAAAAG TCACTCATCCATCACATGGCATAGTTAGCGGCCAGGTATTAACCCTTGGACAGGGAGATGTAGGGCAGCTGGGGCTTGGAGAAGATGTGATGGAGAGGAAAAAACCTGCCCTGGTTACCCTTCCTGAGGACATAGTACAAGCAGCAGCTGGGGGAATGCACACTGTTTGCCTTGGAGCTTCTGGAAGT ATATACACCTTTGGGTGCAATGATGAGGGTGCACTGGGTCGTGATACCTCTGAGGAAGGATCAGAAATGCAGCCTGACAAGGTGGAGCTTGTAGAAAAAGTGGTGCAGGTGTCTGCAGGAGACAGTCATACAGCTGCTTTGACAGAAGATGGCAGAGTGTTTGTCTTTGGATCATTTAGG gatAATAATGGTGTTATTGGATTACTGGAACCTATGAAGAAAAGCATGGTGCCTGTTCAAGTGCAAATAAATGCACCAGTAATGAAAATCGCCTCTG GTAATGATCATCTTGTATTGCTTACGGTGGATGGTGACCTATACACATCAGGATGCGGAGAGCAGGGTCAGCTGGGACGAGTTCCAGAGAGATTCACCAATCGGGGAGGGCGCAAAGGGCTAG AAAGACTGTTAGTTCCACAATGTATTCACCTGAAGGCAAAGGGAAGCGGGCGTGTGCATTTCCAGGATGTGTTTTGTGGGGCATACTTCACCTTTGCAGTGTCCCAAGAAGGCCATGTATATGGCTTTGGTCTTTCAAATTACCATCAGCTTG GAACAAAAACGACTCAATCCTGCTATGCACCGCAAAACTTAACCTCCTTTAAAAACTCCACTAAGTCCTGGGTCGGATTCTCTGGAGGGCAACATCACACCATTTGTGTGGATTCTGAAG ggaAGGCTTATAGTCTGGGCCGTGCAGAATATGGCAGACTTGGTCTTGGAGAAAATGCAGAAGAACAGAATGAGCCCACCCCAGTTCCTAACCTGCCGAAGATTAAATCTGTAGCATGTGGAGCATCTGTCAGCTATGCTGTGTCTACTGATG GTGGTGTGTTTGCCTGGGGCATGGGTACAAACCTGCAGCTAGGTACTGGTGAAGAAGAGGATGTCTGGAGTCCCGAGCAGATGACTGGGAAACAACTTGAAGACCGGGAGGTTCTGTCTATATCCGGTGGAGGTCAGCACACTGTCCTTTTAGTGAGGAAAAGAAGCTGA
- the rcc1.S gene encoding regulator of chromosome condensation isoform X4: MKSKKSLKRAIAAEESNGTSDVKKTKVTHPSHGIVSGQVLTLGQGDVGQLGLGEDVMERKKPALVTLPEDIVQAAAGGMHTVCLGASGSIYTFGCNDEGALGRDTSEEGSEMQPDKVELVEKVVQVSAGDSHTAALTEDGRVFVFGSFRDNNGVIGLLEPMKKSMVPVQVQINAPVMKIASGNDHLVLLTVDGDLYTSGCGEQGQLGRVPERFTNRGGRKGLERLLVPQCIHLKAKGSGRVHFQDVFCGAYFTFAVSQEGHVYGFGLSNYHQLGTKTTQSCYAPQNLTSFKNSTKSWVGFSGGQHHTICVDSEGKAYSLGRAEYGRLGLGENAEEQNEPTPVPNLPKIKSVACGASVSYAVSTDGGVFAWGMGTNLQLGTGEEEDVWSPEQMTGKQLEDREVLSISGGGQHTVLLVRKRS, encoded by the exons ATGAAAAGCAAAAAGAGTTTGAAGAGAGCTATTGCAGCTGAAGAAAGCAATGGAACTTCCGATGTTAAGAAAACAAAAG TCACTCATCCATCACATGGCATAGTTAGCGGCCAGGTATTAACCCTTGGACAGGGAGATGTAGGGCAGCTGGGGCTTGGAGAAGATGTGATGGAGAGGAAAAAACCTGCCCTGGTTACCCTTCCTGAGGACATAGTACAAGCAGCAGCTGGGGGAATGCACACTGTTTGCCTTGGAGCTTCTGGAAGT ATATACACCTTTGGGTGCAATGATGAGGGTGCACTGGGTCGTGATACCTCTGAGGAAGGATCAGAAATGCAGCCTGACAAGGTGGAGCTTGTAGAAAAAGTGGTGCAGGTGTCTGCAGGAGACAGTCATACAGCTGCTTTGACAGAAGATGGCAGAGTGTTTGTCTTTGGATCATTTAGG gatAATAATGGTGTTATTGGATTACTGGAACCTATGAAGAAAAGCATGGTGCCTGTTCAAGTGCAAATAAATGCACCAGTAATGAAAATCGCCTCTG GTAATGATCATCTTGTATTGCTTACGGTGGATGGTGACCTATACACATCAGGATGCGGAGAGCAGGGTCAGCTGGGACGAGTTCCAGAGAGATTCACCAATCGGGGAGGGCGCAAAGGGCTAG AAAGACTGTTAGTTCCACAATGTATTCACCTGAAGGCAAAGGGAAGCGGGCGTGTGCATTTCCAGGATGTGTTTTGTGGGGCATACTTCACCTTTGCAGTGTCCCAAGAAGGCCATGTATATGGCTTTGGTCTTTCAAATTACCATCAGCTTG GAACAAAAACGACTCAATCCTGCTATGCACCGCAAAACTTAACCTCCTTTAAAAACTCCACTAAGTCCTGGGTCGGATTCTCTGGAGGGCAACATCACACCATTTGTGTGGATTCTGAAG ggaAGGCTTATAGTCTGGGCCGTGCAGAATATGGCAGACTTGGTCTTGGAGAAAATGCAGAAGAACAGAATGAGCCCACCCCAGTTCCTAACCTGCCGAAGATTAAATCTGTAGCATGTGGAGCATCTGTCAGCTATGCTGTGTCTACTGATG GTGGTGTGTTTGCCTGGGGCATGGGTACAAACCTGCAGCTAGGTACTGGTGAAGAAGAGGATGTCTGGAGTCCCGAGCAGATGACTGGGAAACAACTTGAAGACCGGGAGGTTCTGTCTATATCCGGTGGAGGTCAGCACACTGTCCTTTTAGTGAGGAAAAGAAGCTGA
- the rcc1.S gene encoding regulator of chromosome condensation (The RefSeq protein has 1 substitution compared to this genomic sequence) has protein sequence MKSKKSLKRAIAAEESNGTSDVKKTKVTHPSHGIVSGQVLTLGQGDVGQLGLGEDVMERKKPALVTLPEDIVQAAAGGMHTVCLGASGSIYTFGCNDEGALGRDTSEEGSEMQPDKVELVEKVVQVSAGDSHTAALTEDGRVFVFGSFRDNNGVIGLLEPMKKSMVPVQVQINAPVMKIASGNDHLVLLTVDGDLYTSGCGEQGQLGRVPERFTNRGGRKGLERLLVPQCIHLKAKGSGRVHFQDVFCGAYFTFAVSQEGHVFGFGLSNYHQLGTKTTQSCYAPQNLTSFKNSTKSWVGFSGGQHHTICVDSEGKAYSLGRAEYGRLGLGENAEEQNEPTPVPNLPKIKSVACGASVSYAVSTDGGVFAWGMGTNLQLGTGEEEDVWSPEQMTGKQLEDREVLSISGGGQHTVLLVRKRS, from the exons ATGAAAAGCAAAAAGAGTTTGAAGAGAGCTATTGCAGCTGAAGAAAGCAATGGAACTTCCGATGTTAAGAAAACAAAAG TCACTCATCCATCACATGGCATAGTTAGCGGCCAGGTATTAACCCTTGGACAGGGAGATGTAGGGCAGCTGGGGCTTGGAGAAGATGTGATGGAGAGGAAAAAACCTGCCCTGGTTACCCTTCCTGAGGACATAGTACAAGCAGCAGCTGGGGGAATGCACACTGTTTGCCTTGGAGCTTCTGGAAGT ATATACACCTTTGGGTGCAATGATGAGGGTGCACTGGGTCGTGATACCTCTGAGGAAGGATCAGAAATGCAGCCTGACAAGGTGGAGCTTGTAGAAAAAGTGGTGCAGGTGTCTGCAGGAGACAGTCATACAGCTGCTTTGACAGAAGATGGCAGAGTGTTTGTCTTTGGATCATTTAGG gatAATAATGGTGTTATTGGATTACTGGAACCTATGAAGAAAAGCATGGTGCCTGTTCAAGTGCAAATAAATGCACCAGTAATGAAAATCGCCTCTG GTAATGATCATCTTGTATTGCTTACGGTGGATGGTGACCTATACACATCAGGATGCGGAGAGCAGGGTCAGCTGGGACGAGTTCCAGAGAGATTCACCAATCGGGGAGGGCGCAAAGGGCTAG AAAGACTGTTAGTTCCACAATGTATTCACCTGAAGGCAAAGGGAAGCGGGCGTGTGCATTTCCAGGATGTGTTTTGTGGGGCATACTTCACCTTTGCAGTGTCCCAAGAAGGCCATGTATATGGCTTTGGTCTTTCAAATTACCATCAGCTTG GAACAAAAACGACTCAATCCTGCTATGCACCGCAAAACTTAACCTCCTTTAAAAACTCCACTAAGTCCTGGGTCGGATTCTCTGGAGGGCAACATCACACCATTTGTGTGGATTCTGAAG ggaAGGCTTATAGTCTGGGCCGTGCAGAATATGGCAGACTTGGTCTTGGAGAAAATGCAGAAGAACAGAATGAGCCCACCCCAGTTCCTAACCTGCCGAAGATTAAATCTGTAGCATGTGGAGCATCTGTCAGCTATGCTGTGTCTACTGATG GTGGTGTGTTTGCCTGGGGCATGGGTACAAACCTGCAGCTAGGTACTGGTGAAGAAGAGGATGTCTGGAGTCCCGAGCAGATGACTGGGAAACAACTTGAAGACCGGGAGGTTCTGTCTATATCCGGTGGAGGTCAGCACACTGTCCTTTTAGTGAGGAAAAGAAGCTGA
- the rcc1.S gene encoding regulator of chromosome condensation isoform X2, with product MPHKETSDCTMKSKKSLKRAIAAEESNGTSDVKKTKVTHPSHGIVSGQVLTLGQGDVGQLGLGEDVMERKKPALVTLPEDIVQAAAGGMHTVCLGASGSIYTFGCNDEGALGRDTSEEGSEMQPDKVELVEKVVQVSAGDSHTAALTEDGRVFVFGSFRDNNGVIGLLEPMKKSMVPVQVQINAPVMKIASGNDHLVLLTVDGDLYTSGCGEQGQLGRVPERFTNRGGRKGLERLLVPQCIHLKAKGSGRVHFQDVFCGAYFTFAVSQEGHVYGFGLSNYHQLGTKTTQSCYAPQNLTSFKNSTKSWVGFSGGQHHTICVDSEGKAYSLGRAEYGRLGLGENAEEQNEPTPVPNLPKIKSVACGASVSYAVSTDGGVFAWGMGTNLQLGTGEEEDVWSPEQMTGKQLEDREVLSISGGGQHTVLLVRKRS from the exons atgcctcacaaggaaacttcag acTGCACTATGAAAAGCAAAAAGAGTTTGAAGAGAGCTATTGCAGCTGAAGAAAGCAATGGAACTTCCGATGTTAAGAAAACAAAAG TCACTCATCCATCACATGGCATAGTTAGCGGCCAGGTATTAACCCTTGGACAGGGAGATGTAGGGCAGCTGGGGCTTGGAGAAGATGTGATGGAGAGGAAAAAACCTGCCCTGGTTACCCTTCCTGAGGACATAGTACAAGCAGCAGCTGGGGGAATGCACACTGTTTGCCTTGGAGCTTCTGGAAGT ATATACACCTTTGGGTGCAATGATGAGGGTGCACTGGGTCGTGATACCTCTGAGGAAGGATCAGAAATGCAGCCTGACAAGGTGGAGCTTGTAGAAAAAGTGGTGCAGGTGTCTGCAGGAGACAGTCATACAGCTGCTTTGACAGAAGATGGCAGAGTGTTTGTCTTTGGATCATTTAGG gatAATAATGGTGTTATTGGATTACTGGAACCTATGAAGAAAAGCATGGTGCCTGTTCAAGTGCAAATAAATGCACCAGTAATGAAAATCGCCTCTG GTAATGATCATCTTGTATTGCTTACGGTGGATGGTGACCTATACACATCAGGATGCGGAGAGCAGGGTCAGCTGGGACGAGTTCCAGAGAGATTCACCAATCGGGGAGGGCGCAAAGGGCTAG AAAGACTGTTAGTTCCACAATGTATTCACCTGAAGGCAAAGGGAAGCGGGCGTGTGCATTTCCAGGATGTGTTTTGTGGGGCATACTTCACCTTTGCAGTGTCCCAAGAAGGCCATGTATATGGCTTTGGTCTTTCAAATTACCATCAGCTTG GAACAAAAACGACTCAATCCTGCTATGCACCGCAAAACTTAACCTCCTTTAAAAACTCCACTAAGTCCTGGGTCGGATTCTCTGGAGGGCAACATCACACCATTTGTGTGGATTCTGAAG ggaAGGCTTATAGTCTGGGCCGTGCAGAATATGGCAGACTTGGTCTTGGAGAAAATGCAGAAGAACAGAATGAGCCCACCCCAGTTCCTAACCTGCCGAAGATTAAATCTGTAGCATGTGGAGCATCTGTCAGCTATGCTGTGTCTACTGATG GTGGTGTGTTTGCCTGGGGCATGGGTACAAACCTGCAGCTAGGTACTGGTGAAGAAGAGGATGTCTGGAGTCCCGAGCAGATGACTGGGAAACAACTTGAAGACCGGGAGGTTCTGTCTATATCCGGTGGAGGTCAGCACACTGTCCTTTTAGTGAGGAAAAGAAGCTGA
- the rcc1.S gene encoding regulator of chromosome condensation isoform X1, with protein MEMKEIWKQKTELYCTMKSKKSLKRAIAAEESNGTSDVKKTKVTHPSHGIVSGQVLTLGQGDVGQLGLGEDVMERKKPALVTLPEDIVQAAAGGMHTVCLGASGSIYTFGCNDEGALGRDTSEEGSEMQPDKVELVEKVVQVSAGDSHTAALTEDGRVFVFGSFRDNNGVIGLLEPMKKSMVPVQVQINAPVMKIASGNDHLVLLTVDGDLYTSGCGEQGQLGRVPERFTNRGGRKGLERLLVPQCIHLKAKGSGRVHFQDVFCGAYFTFAVSQEGHVYGFGLSNYHQLGTKTTQSCYAPQNLTSFKNSTKSWVGFSGGQHHTICVDSEGKAYSLGRAEYGRLGLGENAEEQNEPTPVPNLPKIKSVACGASVSYAVSTDGGVFAWGMGTNLQLGTGEEEDVWSPEQMTGKQLEDREVLSISGGGQHTVLLVRKRS; from the exons atggaaatgaaagaaatttggaagcaaaagacagaactct acTGCACTATGAAAAGCAAAAAGAGTTTGAAGAGAGCTATTGCAGCTGAAGAAAGCAATGGAACTTCCGATGTTAAGAAAACAAAAG TCACTCATCCATCACATGGCATAGTTAGCGGCCAGGTATTAACCCTTGGACAGGGAGATGTAGGGCAGCTGGGGCTTGGAGAAGATGTGATGGAGAGGAAAAAACCTGCCCTGGTTACCCTTCCTGAGGACATAGTACAAGCAGCAGCTGGGGGAATGCACACTGTTTGCCTTGGAGCTTCTGGAAGT ATATACACCTTTGGGTGCAATGATGAGGGTGCACTGGGTCGTGATACCTCTGAGGAAGGATCAGAAATGCAGCCTGACAAGGTGGAGCTTGTAGAAAAAGTGGTGCAGGTGTCTGCAGGAGACAGTCATACAGCTGCTTTGACAGAAGATGGCAGAGTGTTTGTCTTTGGATCATTTAGG gatAATAATGGTGTTATTGGATTACTGGAACCTATGAAGAAAAGCATGGTGCCTGTTCAAGTGCAAATAAATGCACCAGTAATGAAAATCGCCTCTG GTAATGATCATCTTGTATTGCTTACGGTGGATGGTGACCTATACACATCAGGATGCGGAGAGCAGGGTCAGCTGGGACGAGTTCCAGAGAGATTCACCAATCGGGGAGGGCGCAAAGGGCTAG AAAGACTGTTAGTTCCACAATGTATTCACCTGAAGGCAAAGGGAAGCGGGCGTGTGCATTTCCAGGATGTGTTTTGTGGGGCATACTTCACCTTTGCAGTGTCCCAAGAAGGCCATGTATATGGCTTTGGTCTTTCAAATTACCATCAGCTTG GAACAAAAACGACTCAATCCTGCTATGCACCGCAAAACTTAACCTCCTTTAAAAACTCCACTAAGTCCTGGGTCGGATTCTCTGGAGGGCAACATCACACCATTTGTGTGGATTCTGAAG ggaAGGCTTATAGTCTGGGCCGTGCAGAATATGGCAGACTTGGTCTTGGAGAAAATGCAGAAGAACAGAATGAGCCCACCCCAGTTCCTAACCTGCCGAAGATTAAATCTGTAGCATGTGGAGCATCTGTCAGCTATGCTGTGTCTACTGATG GTGGTGTGTTTGCCTGGGGCATGGGTACAAACCTGCAGCTAGGTACTGGTGAAGAAGAGGATGTCTGGAGTCCCGAGCAGATGACTGGGAAACAACTTGAAGACCGGGAGGTTCTGTCTATATCCGGTGGAGGTCAGCACACTGTCCTTTTAGTGAGGAAAAGAAGCTGA
- the ctps1.S gene encoding CTP synthase 1-A (The RefSeq protein has 2 substitutions compared to this genomic sequence), with protein MKYILVTGGVISGIGKGVIASSIGTILKSSNLHVTSIKIDPYINIDAGTFSPYEHGEVFVLDDGGEVDLDLGNYERFLDIRLTKDNNLTTGKIYQSVINKERKGDYLGKTVQVVPHITDAIQEWVMRQALIPVDEDGIEPEVCVIELGGTVGDIESMPFVEAFRQFQFKVRRENFCNIHVSLVPQPSATGEQKTKPTQNSVRELRGLGLSPDLVVCRCSTPLDTSVKEKISMFCHVEPQQVICVHDVSSIYRVPLLLEEQGVVDYFRQRLDLPIGRQPRRLLMKWKEMADRYERLLESCSIALVGKYTKFSDSYASVIKALEHSALAINHRLEIKYIDSADLEQETLQEEPVRYHEAWQKLCSSEGILVPGGFGVRGTEGKIQAIAWARKQKKPFLGVCLGMQLAVVEFARDVLGWTDANSTEFNPKTSHPVVIDMPEHNPGQMGGTMRLGKRRTIFHSQNSIMKKLYGGHEYVEERHRHRYEVNPELRRELEVRGLKFVGQDTEGERMEIVELEDHPYFVGVQYHPEFLSRPIKPSPPYFGLLLASVGRLSQYIERGCRLSPRDTYSDRSENSSPDAEIAELKLPMIDHD; from the exons ATGAAGTATATACTGGTTACAGGTGGAGTCATCTCTGGCATTGGCAAAGGGGTCATTGCCAGTAGCATTGGGACCATTTTGAAATCAAGCAACCTACATGTCACTTCAATCAAAATTGACCCCTACATCAATATTGATGCAGGGACCTTCTCCCCATATGAACATG gGGAAGTATTTGTGCTGGATGATGGAGGCGAAGTGGATCTTGACCTTGGCAATTATGAACGGTTTCTAGACATTCGGTTAACAAAAGATAATAATTTAACAACAGGAAAGATCTACCAGTCTGTGATTAATAAGGAGAGAAAGGGTGATTACCTTGGAAAAACTGTTCAAG ttgttcCTCACATCACAGATGCAATTCAAGAGTGGGTTATGAGACAAGCTCTTATTCCGGTGGACGAAGATGGTATAGAACCAGAAGTCTGTGTGATAGAG CTTGGGGGCACTGTAGGAGATATAGAGAGCATGCCATTTGTGGAAGCATTTCGTCAGTTCCAGTTCAAAGTTCGCAGAGAAAACTTTTGCAATATTCATGTCAGCCTTGTACCACAG CCTAGTGCTACTGGGGAGCAGAAAACCAAACCTACACAGAACAGCGTGCGGGAACTCCGTGGACTGGGCCTATCTCCAGATCTG GTGGTGTGTAGGTGTTCCACTCCACTAGACACTTCGGTTAAGGAGAAAATATCAATGTTCTGTCATGTAGAGCCACAGCAG GTTATCTGTGTTCATGATGTCTCTTCAATATATAGAGTACCTCTTCTTCTGGAAGAGCAGGGAGTTGTGGACTATTTCCGCCAGCGGTTGGATCTTCCCATTGGACGCCAGCCTCGAAGGTTGCTCATGAAATGGAAAGAGATGGCAGACAG ATATGAACGGTTGTTGGAGTCCTGCAGTATCGCTTTAGTAGGAAAGTATACAAAATTCTCGGATTCCTATGCTTCTGTAATCAAGGCTCTGGAACATTCTGCACTAGCTATAAACCATCGGCTGGAAATCAAG TATATAGATTCTGCAGATTTAGAGCAAGAAACCCTTCAAGAAGAGCCTGTACGTTACCATGAAGCGTGGCAGAAACTCTGCAGTTCAGA TGGCATTTTGGTACCTGGAGGATTTGGGGTACGAGGAACAGAAGGGAAGATTCAAGCAATAGCCTGGGCACGAAAACAGAAGAAGCCTTTTTTGG ggGTGTGTCTTGGAATGCAGTTAGCTGTTGTTGAATTTGCACGGGATGTCCTGGGCTGGAAAG ATGCTAATTCAacagaattcaaccctaaaacAAGTCATCCTGTG GTAATTGACATGCCTGAACATAACCCTGGTCAGATGGGGGGAACCATGAGGTTAGGCAAAAGAAGAACCATCTTTCACTCCCAGAATTCAATCATGA AGAAATTATATGGAGGTCACGAGTATGTAGAAGAGAGACACCGCCACAGATATGAG GTGAACCCAGAACTTCGAAGAGAACTGGAAGTTCGAGGGTTAAAGTTTgtaggtcaggatacagaaggagAAAGGATGGAAATTGTTGAGTTGGAGG ATCATCCTTATTTTGTTGGTGTTCAGTATCATCCTGAATTTCTGTCACGTCCCATCAAGCCCTCACCCCCATATTTTGGCTTGTTACTGGCTTCTGTGGGAAGACTTTCTCAGTACATAGAAAGAGGATGTCGGCTTTCACCTAG GGACACATACAGCGACAGAAGTGAGAACAGTTCTCCTGATGCAGAAATAGCAGAGCTCAAGTTACCGATGATTGATCACGATTGA